TACTCCACAAGCTGCTGTAAGCAGTCTTATCGTAGACCAATAGTCGAAAAGCAAAAGTACAGCTTGGGATATTAGCCAGTACAATAATATGTATGGGTCAACAATCAGCAAAATAATACTCCACAATGTGTACGCAATGATAATGACGGGCAAAAACCAGTTAGGTGCCTTCTCTTGATATGCGTTTTTTGCTATTTTACCAGCTTCAACACCCCAATCAATTATTACACCAAGGTTTACTAGCGGAATAAGCAAAAGAAGCGCGTTCCATTTTGATTTACCCAACGCTTTTTTAAGCAGCGTGCCATAAGCCCAGAGAGAAAGAAGAATAACAAAAACTAAGAGTATTATTAACACTCCAATGAAGGTTTCCATTTACTCCCTCACCTCTCAGAGAGAAAATGTATCTTAAAAATTCTACACAAGAGGTTGATATTCCTTCTGTATGGTAACAAATTTTTGTGTTGTACCTACCTGGGGATTCCCTTGTTACATGAGGCCATTTATATCATGTATATGCACGGAGGTGCCTCGCACGCACATGTGTCCAGCCCGGCAAAAAGACGGGATGCCCATTCCGCTGTGGGCAAAGTAAAAGAGCGCCTTAAGCGCCCTTAGCCCTTAGATGTGAATTGTCATATCCACGTCTTTTTTGCCCTGCAGAATCTCTTTCGAAATCCTCAAGGCTTCCTGGTGTATCTTTTTGTCTTTTGGGTTTGTATCCTGGGCTATTTGCCACTGCAGGGCGTTTATCATTTGCTTAATTTTCTCCTCGTGAGCAATGCCTCCTTTTTACCACATGAGGTGCAATGCGCCCTTGGGGACGCTTAAAATTGACTTTAGAGCGGCTTTAAAAGTGCAGGACATAGATTTATACCTCCACCCTGTGAAAAATCGCTTATAAGGCGTTTTAAAAGGCCTTCGTAAAGCGCTTAAAATCTTCTCGGCGCTCGTTTGCCCATGCTTTGAAGCTTTTGCACCGGAGAAGCCTTCTCGTGGGCTTCTTTTATATCGTCCTGCGAAAGCCTGATGTAGCGCCTTGTCATTGTTAAATCGGTATGCCCAAGCAGGCGCTGAAGGCTGAAAGGGTCACCGCCAGCTTTTAAGAACTCAATAGCAAAGGAATGCCTCAACCCATAGGGTGTTACTTTTACGCCTGCTTTTTCACAGTAGCATTTTACTATGCGAGACCACCTTTGAGCACTCATCTCTTTGCCGTTTTCACTCGCAAAGAGTGGTATGTCACCATTCCACCACTGTGGCCTTATTTTGAGAAACCTCATCAAAGCCTGTGCTGTAAAAGGCGATAATACTAAAGTCCTACCTATGCGGGTTTTGGCCACATTTGAGCGTATGTAAATCTCTCTTGCATCAAGGTTTAAGTCAGAAGGTTTAAGCTGTAGCAGTTCGCTGGGTCTTGCGCCTGTATCAACCTGCACAAGCATAAGGCAGTAATCCCTTAAACCTGCATAGGTTTTCTTATCAGGCTGGTCTAAAAGCTTTTTTAATGCCTCCAACGGTACATGCCTCACATTTGATATGTCCTCTTTAGCCTTCTTTATCCCCTCTGTGGGATTAGCGGGCAGGTAGCCTTCTCTTACGCACCAGTTAAAAAAGGCTCTGAGGTACTGCAGCTTAATATTCCTGTAACGTGGAGAAGATGGCTGACTCAAATACTGGAGAAGTACCCGGCGAATGGTGTCATACGTGGCAGGGGTGTTTGTAGACGTGAACCTTATAAACATACCCACATGCCAGCGGTAATCTTCTAAAGTGCGAGGAGCTAATCCGTCAGCCTGCCTCACGAGGAGAAATTCCTCCAAAAGCTGGGATATGTCTATAGGATGTGAGTTTTTAAAATTTTTAACCGGCAACTGTTTAGGCATAATAAAAGACCCTCCTCAATGCT
The Caldanaerobius fijiensis DSM 17918 DNA segment above includes these coding regions:
- a CDS encoding tyrosine-type recombinase/integrase; this encodes MPKQLPVKNFKNSHPIDISQLLEEFLLVRQADGLAPRTLEDYRWHVGMFIRFTSTNTPATYDTIRRVLLQYLSQPSSPRYRNIKLQYLRAFFNWCVREGYLPANPTEGIKKAKEDISNVRHVPLEALKKLLDQPDKKTYAGLRDYCLMLVQVDTGARPSELLQLKPSDLNLDAREIYIRSNVAKTRIGRTLVLSPFTAQALMRFLKIRPQWWNGDIPLFASENGKEMSAQRWSRIVKCYCEKAGVKVTPYGLRHSFAIEFLKAGGDPFSLQRLLGHTDLTMTRRYIRLSQDDIKEAHEKASPVQKLQSMGKRAPRRF